The following coding sequences lie in one Micropterus dolomieu isolate WLL.071019.BEF.003 ecotype Adirondacks linkage group LG15, ASM2129224v1, whole genome shotgun sequence genomic window:
- the LOC123984284 gene encoding enolase 4-like isoform X2: protein MAYEGFTGRLSKEKQDLHDIKNSAAEFFRVNRIPQEIERALNELYFHKPEDVHGYLAVAGELSWRLVAGARRLRQPMASEALKTTPFFW, encoded by the exons ATGGCGTACGAAGGGTTCACCGGCCGTCTTTCTAAGGAAAAGCAGGACTTACACGACATTAAAAATTCTGCTGCAGAGTTTTTTCGGGTTAACAGAATCCCCCAGGAGATAGAGAGAGCTCTGAACGAGCTATACTTCCACAAGCCCGAAGACGTTCACGGCTATCTG GCGGTAGCAGGAGAGCTGAGCTGGAGGCTGGTGGCTGGTGCTAGGCGGCTGAGACAGCCAATGGCTTCAGAAGCCTTGAAGACCACACCTTTCTTCTGGTGA
- the LOC123984284 gene encoding enolase 4-like isoform X1, producing the protein MAYEGFTGRLSKEKQDLHDIKNSAAEFFRVNRIPQEIERALNELYFHKPEDVHGYLARDPVLVGGCGSGKASASKSSSVTSLRWVHGLSVLQLPDT; encoded by the exons ATGGCGTACGAAGGGTTCACCGGCCGTCTTTCTAAGGAAAAGCAGGACTTACACGACATTAAAAATTCTGCTGCAGAGTTTTTTCGGGTTAACAGAATCCCCCAGGAGATAGAGAGAGCTCTGAACGAGCTATACTTCCACAAGCCCGAAGACGTTCACGGCTATCTG GCACGGGACCCTGTGCTGGTTGGGGGGTGTGGGTCTGGCAAGGCCTCTGCTTCCAAGTCATCCTCAGTCACATCACTCAGATGGGTCCATGGCTTGTCAGTGCTTCAGCTGCCGGACACCTGA
- the LOC123984285 gene encoding enolase 4-like — protein sequence MGTTRSEPCSDASLSDIAVALGLDYVKLGGLNGAERMTKYNRLISIEEELAQQGILVFKEKHPPPLFTEKPQEESTESTV from the exons ATGGGAACAACACGCAGTGAGCCCTGCAGTGATGCCTCTTTGTCAGATATA GCTGTGGCTCTGGGCCTGGACTATGTCAAACTGGGAGGTCTGAATGGTGCTGAGAGGATGACTAAATACAACCGGCTGATTTCTATAGAGGAAGAACTGGCCCAACAGGGAATTCTGG TCTTCAAGGAGAAGCACCCACCTCCACTGTTCACTGAAAAACCACAGGAGGAGTCCACAGAGAGTACTGTCTGA